A region of the Acidimicrobiales bacterium genome:
GGGTCGTGGTCGGTGCGAGGGTCGGCCACCGGGACGGTGTCGTCGAGGACATCGTGGCGGTGGCGGGAGCGACGCCCGAGGTACGTGGCCGCGCAGTTGGCCGTGATGCGGTACATCCACGTCGAGAACTGCGCGTCGCCTCGGAAGCGGCCGATGGCGCGATATGCCCGCAGGTACGCCTCCTGGGAGACATCCCGTGCATCCTCCTCATTCCCGGTGAGCCGGTAAGCGAGTGTGTAGGTATCCGCATAGGTGGCTCTTACGAGATCGTCGAACGCCTCGCGGTCGCCATCCTGAGCGGCGGCGATCAGATCAGCCTCGCTCCGCGGCATCGGCGTTTCTGACCTCCCGTTCACTCTGGGCGTTACCTGGAAATGTGAGGTGCCGCTGGCGCGGGCTAGCGCGTCTCCTTGTGGAGGATGTGCTGGCGCTCCCAGCGG
Encoded here:
- a CDS encoding RNA polymerase sigma factor, with amino-acid sequence MPRSEADLIAAAQDGDREAFDDLVRATYADTYTLAYRLTGNEEDARDVSQEAYLRAYRAIGRFRGDAQFSTWMYRITANCAATYLGRRSRHRHDVLDDTVPVADPRTDHDPQLRADASDLRDRLALALDELPPRLRAVVVLRDLYDLPHESIAAELGISESAAKVRLHRARNKLREQVFGRRDDREDGASHAL